A region from the Desulfomarina profundi genome encodes:
- a CDS encoding Trp family transcriptional regulator, translating into MDAKKELMRIVAELKDVDDMEQLWTELLTPKELEALSLRWQLLRELHKGEPQRAIAARHKISLCKITRGSKILKTTNSVTLKLLNKYYSKKGQKR; encoded by the coding sequence ATGGATGCCAAGAAAGAATTGATGCGGATAGTAGCAGAGCTGAAAGATGTGGATGACATGGAGCAGCTGTGGACCGAACTCCTCACACCAAAGGAGCTGGAAGCTCTTTCTCTCAGGTGGCAGCTCCTCAGGGAACTGCACAAAGGAGAGCCCCAGAGGGCCATTGCAGCACGACACAAAATCAGCCTCTGCAAAATAACACGGGGATCAAAGATACTGAAAACAACAAACTCGGTTACTTTGAAACTTCTCAATAAATATTATTCGAAAAAAGGACAAAAGAGATGA
- the trpB gene encoding tryptophan synthase subunit beta, translating into MSNDIKNMAMPDEKGYFGEYGGSFIPPVLESILNEITAAYTEISKDPSFHEELNNLYQDYVGRPSPIFYLKNLSEKIGGGKIFLKREDLNHTGAHKINHCLGEALLCKKMGKKKIIAETGAGQHGVALATAAVLVGLECDIYMGEIDIVKEHPNVIRMKILGANVIPVDRGTRTLKDAVDVAFEAYLEDPVNQLYAIGSVVGPHPFPMMVRDFQSVVGREAKKQFQERYGKLPDNLVACVGGGSNAIGLFSAFLEDEDISIFGVEPSGRGFDDGDHAATLTKGSPGVLHGFKSYLLQDENGEPLPVYSVASGLDYPGVGPQHSLLKDIGRVQYVTASDKEAIDALFELSRTEGIIPAIESAHAMAFAEKLAKDLSPDQTILVNLSGRGDKDIDFVVEQYGKDYGL; encoded by the coding sequence ATGAGTAACGATATTAAAAACATGGCTATGCCGGATGAAAAGGGCTATTTCGGTGAGTATGGCGGTAGCTTTATCCCTCCTGTACTGGAATCGATATTGAATGAGATTACAGCAGCCTACACCGAAATTTCCAAAGATCCGAGTTTTCATGAAGAACTCAACAACCTCTACCAGGATTACGTGGGCAGGCCCAGTCCTATCTTTTACCTGAAAAATCTCTCGGAAAAAATCGGTGGCGGCAAAATTTTCCTCAAACGTGAAGACCTGAACCACACGGGTGCCCATAAAATCAACCATTGCCTGGGAGAGGCCCTTCTCTGCAAGAAAATGGGCAAGAAAAAGATCATAGCAGAAACCGGCGCAGGGCAGCATGGTGTGGCCCTGGCCACCGCCGCAGTCCTTGTCGGTCTTGAATGTGATATTTACATGGGAGAAATTGATATCGTCAAAGAACACCCGAATGTCATCAGGATGAAGATTCTCGGTGCCAATGTCATACCCGTTGACCGGGGAACCAGGACCTTGAAGGATGCAGTGGATGTTGCCTTTGAAGCCTATCTCGAAGACCCTGTCAACCAGCTGTATGCCATCGGTTCCGTTGTTGGCCCCCATCCGTTTCCCATGATGGTCAGGGATTTTCAGTCAGTTGTCGGCCGTGAGGCCAAAAAACAGTTTCAGGAACGCTATGGCAAGCTACCGGACAACCTCGTAGCCTGCGTGGGTGGCGGCTCAAATGCCATCGGTCTGTTCAGTGCCTTTCTGGAAGATGAAGACATCTCCATTTTTGGAGTTGAACCGTCCGGCAGAGGTTTTGATGACGGGGACCATGCGGCAACCCTGACAAAAGGATCACCCGGTGTCCTCCATGGATTCAAGTCATATCTCCTTCAGGACGAAAACGGTGAACCACTGCCTGTCTACTCCGTTGCCTCAGGACTGGACTACCCGGGTGTTGGACCGCAGCACAGCCTGCTGAAGGATATCGGCAGGGTACAGTATGTAACAGCCAGCGATAAGGAAGCAATTGATGCGCTGTTTGAACTGTCCCGCACCGAGGGCATTATTCCGGCCATTGAAAGTGCCCACGCCATGGCTTTTGCAGAAAAGCTGGCAAAAGACCTCAGCCCCGATCAGACTATTCTCGTCAATCTGTCGGGAAGAGGTGACAAGGATATAGACTTCGTCGTTGAACAATACGGCAAAGATTACGGTCTGTAA